One stretch of Hemibagrus wyckioides isolate EC202008001 linkage group LG01, SWU_Hwy_1.0, whole genome shotgun sequence DNA includes these proteins:
- the rps19 gene encoding 40S ribosomal protein S19 isoform X1, translating to MPGGGVTVKDVNQQEFVRALAAFLKKSGKLKVPDWVDIVKLAKHKELAPCDDNWFYIRAASTARHLYLRGGVGVGSMIKIYGGRKRNGVCPSHFSVGSKNVARKVLQALEALKMVEKDPNGGRRLTPQGTRDLDRIAGQVSAASKKS from the exons ATGCCAGGCGGTGGTGTAACAGTAAAAGACGTCAACCAGCAGGAGTTTGTCCGGGCGCTGGCTGCCTTCCTGAAGAA GTCAGGAAAGCTGAAGGTGCCAGACTGGGTGGACATTGTTAAGCTGGCTAAACACAAGGAGCTGGCACCCTGCGATGACAACTGGTTCTACATCAGAGCTG CCTCCACAGCACGCCACCTTTACTTGCGTGGTGGTGTCGGCGTAGGCTCCATGATCAAGATCTATGGAGGCCGTAAGAGGAACGGCGTGTGCCCCTCTCACTTCAGTGTGGGCTCCAAGAACGTGGCTCGCAAAGTGCTCCAGGCCCTGGAGGCTCTTAAGATGGTGGAGAAAGACCCCAACGG TGGGCGCAGACTGACCCCACAGGGAACCAGGGATTTGGATAGAATCGCCGGCCAG GTTTCAGCTGCAAGCAAGAAGTcttga
- the rps19 gene encoding 40S ribosomal protein S19 isoform X2, producing MPGGGVTVKDVNQQEFVRALAAFLKKSGKLKVPDWVDIVKLAKHKELAPCDDNWFYIRAASTARHLYLRGGVGVGSMIKIYGGRKRNGVCPSHFSVGSKNVARKVLQALEALKMVEKDPNGGRRLTPQGTRDLDRIAGQVKMH from the exons ATGCCAGGCGGTGGTGTAACAGTAAAAGACGTCAACCAGCAGGAGTTTGTCCGGGCGCTGGCTGCCTTCCTGAAGAA GTCAGGAAAGCTGAAGGTGCCAGACTGGGTGGACATTGTTAAGCTGGCTAAACACAAGGAGCTGGCACCCTGCGATGACAACTGGTTCTACATCAGAGCTG CCTCCACAGCACGCCACCTTTACTTGCGTGGTGGTGTCGGCGTAGGCTCCATGATCAAGATCTATGGAGGCCGTAAGAGGAACGGCGTGTGCCCCTCTCACTTCAGTGTGGGCTCCAAGAACGTGGCTCGCAAAGTGCTCCAGGCCCTGGAGGCTCTTAAGATGGTGGAGAAAGACCCCAACGG TGGGCGCAGACTGACCCCACAGGGAACCAGGGATTTGGATAGAATCGCCGGCCAGGTGAAGATGCACTGA